GGATGTGGTTGATTACCTGTATCAAAGATCAGCTACTAATCCAGCTGTTTTACAAGAAATACAAAGAACCATACAAATGCTAGATATTTTCTCTGATCATTTTGGGGTTTATCCTTTCTACAAGGAAAAGTACGGTCATGCAATGTTCAATTTTGGAGGGGGAATGGAACACCAAACCATAAGTAGTATGGGAGGTTTCAATGAAACATTGATTGCCCACGAGCTTGCCCATCAATGGTACGGAGATAAAGTAACTTGTAAAACTTGGCAAGACATATGGGTAAACGAAGGTTTTGCCACATACTTAGAGGCAATTTACCTTGAAGACACCTACGGCAGGTCAACTTACGATTCCGATATAGATCAAAATATGACCCTTGCAAAGGATGCAAGAGGTTCTATTTTTGTCCAAAACACTAATTCAATCAACGAAATATTCAACTTTCAAAGAACTTATGCCAAAGGTGCAGTAGTGTTACACATGCTACGCGGAGTAATGGGCGATGAGGTATTTTTCAAATTCATGAAAGAATATGCCAATGGCGAATTTGCATTTGGAGCGGCTTCTATTGAAGATGTCAGAAAAGTCGCAGAGCAGGTTTCTGGCCTTGTATTAGTGGACTTCTTTGATCAATGGCTGTACAAAGATGGCTACCCATCCTACAGCATTAATTACTCCGTATCTGGGAAAAATGCAGCTATTGCAATTAGCCAAAGTACGCTTGGAGGAAGCACTGCTCTTTTCAAAATGCCTATGCAAATTCAAGTCTTCTTTGAAGATGGATCAAATGAAATTCAGACCATCTTGGTAGATCAAAAGGAAAGTCAAATCAACCTAGAAAACCTTGAGAAAAACATCAAAGAGATCAACTTTGACCCTTTCAATTACATACTCAAAAATATAACTGTGAAGGCCACAAAAACTGGAGTTTTGGCAACTGAAAACGGGAAAAATAGTAAGCTAGTCCTATACCCAAACCCAAGTCAAGATTTTATAGGTGTTGAGAATTACGATTTAACAAATGCTTATATTTCTAATGCTGTAGGACAAAGACTTAGCGTGCCAATCTTTAGTAACAAACTAGATATAAGTAAATTACCATCCGCTAAGTATTTCTTACACTTGTCGGATGGCGATCATTCGCTTGTACAAAGTTTTATTAAGCTTTAAATCGGTTGCGGTACCGGCTTAGCCGATGTTGCCGGAACAGATTGTGCAGGTGGTGGTGGTGGAGCTAAGCTCATTGTATCCGCAGGACTCACTGGTGCTTGCTGAGGTACTTGTTGTTGATAGTTTTCGTAAACTGGACGTTCTGGTCTTTTCAAAAACAATACATCAGTAACGATATATTTTGTATCCCCATTCCATGCGAATTTTACAAATTTCTCTTGGTATATAAGCGTAATACGCTCTCCAGTGGAAAGTGCAGTTCTTAGTTTTGAAACTACTGTATCTTCAACTGTAGAAAAGTCCCAGTACCTTGGTGTAAGTGTTCCTGTTTCTCCAGAGTAACCACCTTCGTTTAGTACTCCTTCGTAGGTTTTAAAAACATATCCTTTTTCACTGAACTTGGATATTGTTCCTGCTCTTTCTCCTGAGCTATAGTATCCAGTGCTGATGTACCAAAAAACTGCACAGGCAATTACGAGTATAAAAAGTAAGGTAATTCTAAGTTTCATTTATTTAATGTTGATTGAGGTCCTATTCCAATTATTACGCACAAAGGTAAAAAATGATTTGGTAAGTTGTTTACTTGCTACGAATTGCAATTACAGGATCCATTCTAGCTGCTTGTGACGCGGGTATAATTCCTGATGCAATTCCAATAATACTCGCAATGACGAGGCCTAGAATCATGTTGCTGGTCGACAGGATCAGGTCTAAATAACCAATATTGATAAAGCTGGCTAGATATACGATGAACAATCCTGCCAAGCCGCCAATAAGGCATAAGAACACAGATTCAAACAAAAACTGGAAGAGTATAAAGTAGTTTTTGGCTCCCAATGACTTTTGAATTCCTATGATATTGGTACGTTCTTTCACAGATACAAACATGATATTGGCAATACCAAAACCACCAATGAGCAATGCAAAAAAGCCAATGATCCATCCTCCAATCTTAAGTGCACCAAAAACTCCAGAGACTGCTTCTGCTGCAGCATCGGGTCTATTAAGGGCAAAATTATCGTCTTGAGCAGGCTTGAGACCACGCCTTGTTCTCATTAGGCCTGTGAGCTCACTTTCCAGCATTTCCATATTTTTATCATCTTCACGAGCTTGCACGGCGATTTGGCCATATAAATTTCCCGAAGAGAACATTCGTTTGTGTTTCACAAATGGTATATAGATTTTGGTATCGGGGTTACCTCCTACATCTATCAACTGCTTCCCTTTTAACTCCTGAATCCCAATTACTATAAAGTTTTGTCCTTTGATTTTTAGAGACTTTCCCAGTGGATCTTCTTGACCAAATAGTGTTTCGCTTACTTCGCCACCTATAATTGCTACGTTTCTACCAGCATCTACTTCTTGTTCTGTAAAATACCTTCCTTCTATAACAGGCACTTCGGTAATGAGATTGAAATCATACGTAATACCCTGGCAA
This portion of the Spirosomataceae bacterium TFI 002 genome encodes:
- a CDS encoding Por secretion system C-terminal sorting domain-containing protein; the encoded protein is MFLGPILDDRPFLFVFSLELRKIMLKNILFAILLSLPVISHGQEVRGSFECSKARIAQFKDLGSPNARIAFPGDPNINVNYYGLDLEIVTNPKMLMGAATIKFQTLTANSASFQLDLHSNFLIDSLTLNGTKVSFTHQNNRITVPFSIATVALQSQEAIVYYRGVPPTGVIEEGIFFENEPNSNNPVVYTLSEPYGAISWFPCNDNPEDKADSCDVNITMNNYFIPVSNGKFLGASDVGNNKKRHKWSHKYPIAHYLISIAAANYDFKQTTWSYGDSIKMDVVDYLYQRSATNPAVLQEIQRTIQMLDIFSDHFGVYPFYKEKYGHAMFNFGGGMEHQTISSMGGFNETLIAHELAHQWYGDKVTCKTWQDIWVNEGFATYLEAIYLEDTYGRSTYDSDIDQNMTLAKDARGSIFVQNTNSINEIFNFQRTYAKGAVVLHMLRGVMGDEVFFKFMKEYANGEFAFGAASIEDVRKVAEQVSGLVLVDFFDQWLYKDGYPSYSINYSVSGKNAAIAISQSTLGGSTALFKMPMQIQVFFEDGSNEIQTILVDQKESQINLENLEKNIKEINFDPFNYILKNITVKATKTGVLATENGKNSKLVLYPNPSQDFIGVENYDLTNAYISNAVGQRLSVPIFSNKLDISKLPSAKYFLHLSDGDHSLVQSFIKL
- a CDS encoding putative ABC transport system permease protein, producing MKFLNLVFESFRFAWQALRANMMRTVLSLLGVTVGIFSIIGVLTMVDSLEANIKGSLSSIGEKTIYIDKWPWVFGEGDYPWWKYFMRPRPKYSEFQFLKSNSKHATGVTIMDFSMTNARYKNSSYDALCQGITYDFNLITEVPVIEGRYFTEQEVDAGRNVAIIGGEVSETLFGQEDPLGKSLKIKGQNFIVIGIQELKGKQLIDVGGNPDTKIYIPFVKHKRMFSSGNLYGQIAVQAREDDKNMEMLESELTGLMRTRRGLKPAQDDNFALNRPDAAAEAVSGVFGALKIGGWIIGFFALLIGGFGIANIMFVSVKERTNIIGIQKSLGAKNYFILFQFLFESVFLCLIGGLAGLFIVYLASFINIGYLDLILSTSNMILGLVIASIIGIASGIIPASQAARMDPVIAIRSK